One genomic region from Enoplosus armatus isolate fEnoArm2 chromosome 17, fEnoArm2.hap1, whole genome shotgun sequence encodes:
- the gadd45gip1 gene encoding large ribosomal subunit protein mL64 yields MAASMLCGRTAALCRTLKGISSSKTVLSATCPSGLLLQTASYNPRPLKLNLREPYIPDKDSEKTPEWQKTARYDRKVFGRYGSASGIDPASLWPSHEQLDKIIAEENEWHPPLEVMLKNVAAKEKQETEKRLAKEKLIAANMAKMPKMVADWRREKRETKQKLKEEKARRAKLLAEARERFGYGVDPRSPKFLEMVAEIEKEEKMKKKLMKRRLKEEQAAAPITPPAAAS; encoded by the exons ATGGCGGCCTCCATGTTGTGCGGGAGGACGGCAGCGTTGTGTAGGACTTTAAAGGGAATTTCCTCCTCGAAAACTGTCCTTTCTGCTACCTGTCCGAGTGGGCTTCTGTTGCAGACAGCGTCCTACAACCCGAGGCCTTTAAAGCTGAACCTCCGCGAGCCGTATATTCCCGACAAGGACAGCGAGAAGACGCCGGAGTGGCAGAAGACGGCCCGCTATGACAGGAAGGTGTTCGGTCGGTACGGCTCAGCGTCGGGCATCGACCCGGCCTCGCTGTGGCCCAGCCACGAGCAGCTGGACAAGATCATCGCGGAGGAAAACGAGTGGCACCCTCCGTTAGAGGTGATGCTGAAGAACGTCGCGGCCAAGGAGAAGCAGGAGACCGAAAAACGGTTGGCAAA AGAGAAACTCATCGCAGCTAACATGGCCAAAATGCCCAAGATGGTGGCGGACTGGCGCAGAGAAAAGCGTGAAACCAAGCaaaagctgaaggaggagaaagctCGCCGTGCAAAGTTGCTGGCTGAGGCCAGAGAGCGCTTTGGCTACGGGGTGGACCCCCGCAGCCCCAAGTTCTTGGAAATGGTTGCCGAGatagaaaaggaagagaagatgaagaagaaactaATGAAACGCAGACTGAAAGAGGAGCAGGCGGCGGCCCCCATCACACCTCCTGCTGCCGCCTCGTAG
- the LOC139299784 gene encoding tetratricopeptide repeat protein 39A, whose product MSNGEDANAAANSSQMTLKECLDECMEALDLFLNNHFNESLERLRPRVNESMYHALIYATVLEMQAMMTFQHDDISNAGNTMKSAQEVCQRFRHKSPGLAYKSVGESLTEVQLHAEVCYAECQLQRAALTFLQDENMVSFIKGGIKVRNSYLIYKELHTLIKSHSCLKGPSHVHLEGGVAFGIGAFNLTLSLFPPRILKVLEFAGFSGDKEYGLSLLRDGATGMNLRSMLCALLLLCYYTFLTFILGTGEGEVAEAEGLLKPFRLRYPRGAIFLFFAGRTEEIKGNIDEAVALFEDGCKAQQAWKQFHHMCYWELMWCFTYKRVWKMAYFYADLLSQESRWSKAMYVYMKAAYLSMLPKDEARPFGEDEVELFRKVPTFKQKIAGKSPPTEKFAIRKARRYKASCPTRLPVPVLEMMYMWNGFSMISKRPELTEGMLQTLVEAERTLLESPENQYSVDDRCVIHMLKGLCLKNQGLLQAAEECFNRVFSCEKKIRFDHYLVPNSLVELSLLYIDQGRRDEAIKLLHKAKQNYKEYSMESRTQFRIHAALAKLKADPGGEEETHL is encoded by the exons ATGTCCAATGGGGAAGACGCGAATGCTGCAGCGAA CTCCTCGCAGATGACCCTGAAAGAGTGCCTGGACGAGTGCATGGAGGCCTTGGACCTCTTCCTTAACAACCACTTCAATGAGAGCCTGGAGAGGCTGCGGCCACG AGTGAATGAGAGCATGTACCATGCTCTCATCTACGCCACAGTGCTGGAAATGCAGGCCATGATGACTTTCCAGCACGACGACATCAGCAATGCGGGAAATACCATGAAGAGTGCCCAGGAGGTCTGCCAGAG GTTTCGGCACAAATCCCCAGGTTTGGCTTACAAGTCAGTAGGGGAATCCCTCACTGAAG tgcagCTCCACGCTGAAGTGTGTTATGCCGAGTGCCAACTCCAAAGAGCTGCTCTCACCTTCCTGCAG gaTGAGAACATGGTGAGCTTTATCAAAGGAGGGATCAAAGTACGAAACAGTTACCTAATTTACAA AGAACTGCATACCCTCATAAAATCTCACAGCTGTCTCAAAGGACCCAGCCACGTTCACTTAGAGGGAGGAGTAGCGTTTGGAATAGGGGCGTTTAATCTG ACACTCTCTCTATTTCCTCCTCGGATACTCAAAGTTTTGGAGTTCGCGGGCTTCTCTGGAGACAAg GAATATGGTCTGTCCCTGCTGCGTGACGGTGCGACGGGGATGAATCTGCGCTCCATGCTGTgcgctctgctgctgctctgctactACACCTTTCTCACATTCATCCTAG GGACGGGCGAGGGAGAGGTGGCTGAAGCTGAGGGGCTGCTGAAACCTTTCCGGCTCCGCTACCCGCGG GGAGCGATATTCCTCTTCTTTGCCGGCAGGACTGAAGAGATCAAGGGAAACATTGATGAG GCGGTGGCACTCTTTGAAGATGGCTGCAAGGCCCAGCAGGCGTGGAAGCAGTTCCACCACATGTGCTACTGGGAGCTGATGTGGTGCTTCACCTACAAGCGAGTGTGGAAGATGGCGTACTTCTACGCGGATCTGCTGAGCCAGGAGAGCCGCTGGTCCAAG GCCATGTACGTTTACATGAAAGCTGCTTACCTCAGCATGCTGCCTAAAGATGAGGCCAGGCCGTTTGGGGAGGACGAGGTAGAGCTCTTTCG AAAAGTGCCCACCTTCAAGCAGAAGATAGCAGGGAAGTCTCCCCCGACTGAGAAGTTTGCTATCCGTAAAGCCAGACGCTACAAGGCGTCCTGCCCAACCAGGCTGCCAGTGCCAGTGCTG GAGATGATGTACATGTGGAACGGTTTCAGTATGATCAGCAAACGCCCGGAGCTGACTGAAGGCATGTTGCAGACTTTGGTGGAAGCAGAGCGCACCCTGCTGGAGTCTCCTG AAAATCAGTATTCGGTGGACGACCGCTGTGTGATCCACATGCTGAAGGGTCTGTGTTTGAAGAACCAGGGTCTCCTCCAGGCTGCTGAGGAATGCTTCAACAGAGTGTTTTCCTG tgaAAAGAAGATCAGGTTTGACCACTACCTGGTGCCTAACTCTCTGGTGGAGCTCAGTCTGCTCTACATAGACCAAGGCAGAAGGGACGAGGCTATTAAACTACTGCACAAGGCCAA ACAAAACTACAAAGAATACTCGATGGAGTCTCGAACTCAGTTCAGGATTCACGCGGCTCTGGCCAAACTCAAGGCTGACCCCGGCGGGGAGGAGGAGACCCACCTGTAG